The proteins below are encoded in one region of Ostrea edulis chromosome 3, xbOstEdul1.1, whole genome shotgun sequence:
- the LOC125676920 gene encoding uncharacterized protein LOC125676920, translated as MPRCGCGHRFPSVDSDTEDEDSDDEYVPSWMKLWEQREKKFISTRAFKLAEKTLRTFNKVIIQGETGCGKSAIALNIALKYRSRKWEVVMVKNIRDIKSAPVKRKSVLFIINDPIGKTALDEKSCRRWYLQKNLLNRYFSTNGQNEKKIKTPKVIVTCRSTLTEKILECYFSKFTVIDMDEEEIKICKEEKEKILKKHIDCSKLTESDINELLKTEKAFPLISDMANTCKILERDLQAFYREPFEEIKKEILSLKDSSKEKFLCLFLLTLSGNRLTKSSFEEEIHDCDDTNSMYEENRIVNDDRENEKKNNEKNKEAFTNNYDGGDNKDDENKYVSVNSNDEEDEEEEKDDDDDDDDDDDDDGDDDDDYDDDDDDDDDDDDDDDDDDDDDDDDDYDDDEWHEEMIEDVLEILNFPENFSKRILFENFKYLRGHYFVMRVGKIFQITNDSFLLALTHIFCTHFPELFLKYCPSKFFRTLTTCSIAKGGIFPNVQLQDAYINSFVDRILEDIKNGTFLDVFLSPWIRDVRVLSNLQMRFEAIPYEDLIRVTLTSKLDADLTIASSEVRKKMTGLSRLDFIALSKEVSPIILSLILNLNDLFHTMFTLIRKKAENEDRSECFKNVPLMCACCVNGREDLARLVIDNVDDKHTCWSKRENIYPVHIAANFLNTDVLGLLLDGECDVNITTQNKESPFFLASAVEKCRKVPSPKYPLD; from the coding sequence AGAGAGAAAAAGTTCATTTCGACAAGAGCCTTCAAATTGGCAGAGAAAACATTACGAACTTTTAACAAAGTTATCATACAAGGAGAGACTGGATGTGGTAAATCCGCCATTGCTCTAAACATAGCATTAAAGTATAGGTCTCGGAAGTGGGAGGTTGTAATGGTGAAAAATATCAGAGACATTAAATCTGCTCCTGTGAAAAGAAAATCCGTTCTCTTCATTATCAACGATCCGATAGGAAAAACTGCATTGGACGAAAAATCATGTAGACGGTGGTACTTACAGAAGAATTTGCTGAACCGTTATTTTTCGACAAATGGGCAGAATGAAAAAAAGATCAAAACTCCAAAAGTTATTGTGACTTGCAGGTCGACTCTTACTGAGAAGATTCTTGAATGCTATTTCAGTAAATTCACTGTCATTGATATGGACGAAGAGGAGATTAAAATCtgtaaagaagaaaaagaaaaaattttaAAGAAGCATATAGATTGTTCAAAACTTACTGAAAGTGATATCAATGAATTACTTAAAACTGAAAAAGCATTCCCCTTAATATCTGATATGGcgaatacctgcaaaattcttGAAAGGGATTTACAAGCATTTTACAGAGAACCctttgaagaaataaaaaaggaaattttgTCTTTGAAAGACAGTTCAAAAGAAAAGTTTTTATGTCTGTTTCTACTTACCTTGAGTGGAAATCGATTAACGAAAAGCAGTTTTGAAGAGGAAATACATGATTGTGATGACACAAATAGCATGTACGAGGAGAATAGGATAGTCAATGATGACagagaaaatgaaaagaaaaacaatgagAAAAATAAAGAGGCGTTTACTAACAACTATGATGGTGGTGACAACAAAgatgatgaaaataaatatgtcAGCGTCAACAGCAATGATGAGGAAGATGAGGAGGAGGAGaaagatgatgatgatgatgatgatgatgatgatgatgatgatggtgacGATGACGACGACTACGACGAcgacgatgatgatgatgatgatgatgatgacgacgatgatgatgatgatgacgatgatgatgatgatgattatgatgatgatgaatgGCATGAAGAAATGATAGAGGACGTATtggaaattttaaactttccaGAAAACTTTTCTAAAAGAATTCTCTTCGAAAACTTTAAGTATCTCAGGGGTCACTACTTCGTGATGAGAGTGGgtaaaatttttcaaattacaaacgATTCGTTTTTGCTGGCGTTGACTCATATATTTTGTACACATTTTCCAGAACTATTCTTGAAATACTGTCCAAGTAAATTCTTTCGTACTTTGACAACTTGCTCGATTGCAAAAGGGGGAATCTTTCCAAACGTTCAATTACAAGACGcatatatcaattcatttgtgGATAGAATTCTGGAAGATATAAAGAATGGCACATTTTTGGATGTTTTTCTGAGTCCTTGGATCCGGGATGTGAGAGTCTTGTCCAATCTGCAAATGCGATTCGAAGCAATCCCGTACGAAGATCTGATACGGGTGACTTTAACATCAAAACTAGATGCTGACCTTACAATTGCAAGCTCGGAAGTACGAAAAAAAATGACTGGCTTGTCTCGACTGGATTTCATTGCACTAAGTAAGGAAGTATCTCCAATAATTCTGTCACTTATATTAAACCTGAACGATCTTTTCCACACCATGTTCACATTGATCAGAAAGAAGGCCGAGAATGAAGACAGATCTGAATGCTTCAAGAATGTTCCTTTAATGTGCGCCTGTTGTGTCAATGGACGAGAAGATCTTGCCAGACTAGTCATAGATAATGTTGATGACAAACATACATGCTGGAGTAAACGAGAAAATATCTACCCTGTGCACATTGCTGCCAACTTCCTGAACACTGACGTCTTAGGTCTTCTTTTAGATGGGGAGTGTGATGTTAACataacaacacaaaacaaagaatCGCCTTTTTTCTTGGCATCAGCAGTCGAAAAGTGTCGAAAAGTACCATCTCCAAAATATCCACTGGACTAG
- the LOC130053592 gene encoding ankyrin repeat domain-containing protein 50-like, which yields METKNANTALDIASQNGHRLNVQILLENGANVNHCTIQQATALFYAADNGHYEIVMLLLRKKADVNICTKNGNSPLIRASSCGYENIVRELLSHGADVNQSNVAGITALYLASENGHTDIVKLLLVNKADVNLGKKDGSTSMYIASRYGHHGIVQELLKHGKNINGTSSKNPLLIASYFGHYDIVEILLGNGANVNVQDDVGDTPLITASRKGWSGIVKILLKFGADVTLCNEEDDENALHYACFRGHTDVVKILLDHGMDIDDYDEYTNTPLQKALEGEHLMTALFLLDHGANVNIVACDTSALYLACDIGFKEVVDILLEANAEVNPKNPDGSSAYSPLFAAVGNGYFQITKELLRHGANIIDTKKFGGETLLVKAIESRNSGIAKLLIEHGANVNEQDERGNTALHASAYYTDTLDCMTVLLNNNANPNVSNCDGITPMLMALETRPEKRDRIQALVDHGANINARDNSGYFALQSACIFPDQDNVVAYLLKNGANINARNGNGETALYAASNTGYLRNVKTLLQYGADINLCSKTGLSPLDIATKLGNTKLKKFLQKKIHEGKNNSISDSQREIVVAKQSSVATALPRRRNFAKLTKTLRQKRF from the coding sequence ATGgaaacaaaaaatgcaaatacGGCTTTGGATATTGCGTCACAGAATGGCCACCGTTTGAACGTTCAGATATTACTAGAAAATGGTGCAAATGTCAATCATTGCACTATACAACAAGCAACTGCATTATTCTATGCGGCAGATAATGGTCACTATGAAATAGTGATGCTACTTCTACGGAAGAAAGCAGATGTGAATATCTGCACGAAAAACGGAAACAGTCCCTTGATACGGGCTTCATCTTGTGGATATGAAAATATAGTTCGCGAACTTCTGAGTCATGGGGCTGATGTTAACCAATCCAATGTTGCGGGGATAACAGCACTGTATTTGGCGTCTGAAAATGgacatactgatattgtaaaACTTCTGTTAGTCAACAAAGCAGATGTCAACTTAGGTAAAAAAGATGGAAGCACTTCAATGTATATTGCATCTCGATATGGGCATCATGGAATTGTTCAAGAACTGTTAAAACACGGTAAAAATATCAATGGCACGAGCTCGAAAAACCCTTTGTTAATAGCCTCCTATTTCGGACATTATGACATTGTTGAAATTCTTTTGGGAAACGGGGCGAATGTTAACGTGCAGGATGACGTTGGAGACACTCCTTTGATAACTGCGTCGAGAAAGGGATGGAGTGGAATCGTGAAAATTCTTCTGAAGTTCGGAGCCGATGTCACACTCTGCAACGAAGAAGATGACGAAAATGCTTTACACTACGCATGTTTTCGAGGTCATACAGACGTGGTGAAAATACTACTTGATCATGGAATGGATATTGATGACTATGACGAATACACGAACACGCCTTTACAGAAAGCTTTAGAAGGGGAACATCTGATGACTGCATTGTTTTTGTTAGATCATGGCGCAAATGTGAACATTGTAGCATGTGACACATCTGCTCTTTATTTAGCATGCGACATCGGATTTAAGGAAGTAGTGGATATTCTTCTAGAGGCCAATGCAGAAGTTAATCCCAAGAACCCCGACGGTTCTTCTGCATATTCTCCTCTTTTTGCTGCTGTCGGGAATGGTTATTTTCAAATTACCAAAGAACTTTTACGCCATGGGGCTAATATCATCGATACGAAAAAATTTGGTGGGGAAACCTTGCTAGTAAAGGCCATTGAGTCTCGAAATTCTGGGATAGCAAAGCTTCTCATCGAACATGGAGCTAACGTCAACGAACAAGATGAACGTGGAAACACAGCTCTGCATGCAAGCGCTTATTATACTGACACCCTAGATTGCATGACAGTTCTATTGAACAACAATGCCAATCCAAATGTTTCCAACTGTGACGGAATTACTCCAATGTTGATGGCACTGGAAACACGACCCGAGAAAAGGGATCGAATTCAGGCTCTCGTTGATCATGGAGCTAATATTAATGCTCGAGATAATTCTGGATATTTTGCACTGCAGTCGGCTTGTATATTCCCTGATCAAGATAATGTTGTTGCATATCTACTGAAAAATGGCGCCAATATCAATGCACGTAATGGAAATGGAGAAACTGCTCTCTATGCAGCATCCAACACTGGCTATCTTCGGAATGTGAAAACACTCCTTCAGTATGGGGCAGACATTAATCtttgttcaaaaactggacTTAGTCCACTTGATATTGCGACGAAATTAGGAAACACAAAACTGAAAAAGtttcttcagaaaaaaatacacGAGGGGAAAAATAACAGTATTTCTGATTCACAGAGAGAGATTGTCGTGGCCAAGCAGAGTTCGGTAGCAACAGCTCTTCCAAGGAGAAGAAACTTTGCAAAGCTAACAAAGACATTGCGCCAAAAGAGATTTTAG
- the LOC125673154 gene encoding myosin-2 heavy chain, non muscle-like, whose amino-acid sequence MEEPVVVSSGALSDNGIKFNAGFTNGIHFAKPSDTFHHPENSFQQQPLVLVNRPMFTRCSSPLNGMYSPIIFDRSLRNLTGNLEDSENRCCVLKHKLKEAQSTLDLQSDRLYRIEHSARENSLQLVDLKHRENEYKKKIDSLHLSEQEKEKLKKENMTIRQEMQDRVSKLDIALRTAQAQHQVAESENQKRVILLEQSSQALNMLDTENNTLKQDLKDMQKDLAIAKESAEIVKSKIQPMEEENKDLRFKNSKIKEDNEDLSKKIAELSGQLLELRKVTQSMKKENEKLANSWKSVSEDKHRLSKRVEKLEEKKAAFKSQALAAASEKDRLFHDKMDLNNKYQQLLIDKEALTQIKIAQTEQLNEQQADIAKLKMVLENSNEERRKYQADVSELKGVNDNLSAELSSVKKFNEKSLEKISSLEKDKTELDKQCEITNKECNRLKSDIEQLSRQLLSVGYYSRMVAETQSHALKKDNEDMEELVLKLKNDIRNYKDENSLLVSKIDDLSVKLDKADGDLKHAALASHEDMESLKSACECLTSSVSQKDSEIQVLSEKCLELEDLTAKLQSENRDLKDDNGALVEHYDDVKRLKDEHKRLIQANAENDQVIKLLETQNGVLRKSSESQLSKLHDVELLVIRAEQLHHDNEHLIGRVSELETIRDNLVTQKEELLANTELIYKNPQIEELKNRIDELQQANKQLIDINDSVNEKCEALEHVNVELKEAVGGDGTVVPKTELFRVQEERCRLENDIIQIQHNFEELKEQHEEYLNQYGPEGEDTLKWQQKVKTLEREKENLEKQVALINGQLLLVEGSKKRLDEVVEDLQHEIVHLRKELEEAEKQEASRIFQGRVSGDFTDLQSQLEDVRNELSQSKKDKIKFEHLVRSLKEELDEERTKPPAQIRESLDDVGSELTSMRGELHKLVGEIERKEQTIVTLENQLRQSKEKIEDKNKVVKELKSVLDKGSEAVHSLEDKLSIQKTHETRLSDPVTRSKSFTERGAGDRLQSLIARYKDYSESGTHTSERKIKPLSLSGNKRGGLVTRDKK is encoded by the coding sequence ATGGAAGAACCAGTGGTTGTATCCTCTGGAGCACTCTCTGATAATGGTATTAAGTTCAATGCTGGATTTACAAATGGAATACACTTTGCAAAACCATCAGATACTTTCCATCATCCTGAAAACTCATTTCAACAACAGCCTTTAGTTCTAGTGAACAGACCAATGTTTACTCGGTGCTCGTCTCCGCTGAACGGTATGTATTCTCCAATTATTTTTGATAGGTCTCTGAGAAACCTAACAGGCAACCTGGAGGACAGTGAAAACAGATGTTGTGTACTGAAGCACAAGCTCAAAGAAGCTCAGAGTACACTGGATTTACAAAGTGACAGACTGTATAGAATAGAACACTCAGCACGAGAAAACTCGCTACAACTAGTAGACCTGAAGCACAGAGAGAACGAGtacaagaaaaaaattgattcGCTTCATTTATCTGAACAAGAAAAAGAGAAACTCAAGAAGGAAAACATGACAATAAGACAGGAAATGCAAGATCGTGTTTCAAAACTTGACATTGCTTTACGAACTGCACAAGCTCAGCACCAGGTTGCTGAAAGTGAAAATCAGAAGCGCGTTATTTTGCTGGAACAGTCCTCTCAAGCTCTCAATATGTTGGATACAGAAAACAACACTTTAAAGCAAGATCTAAAGGATATGCAAAAAGACTTGGCCATTGCAAAAGAGTCTGCTGAAATTGTCAAATCCAAAATTCAACCAATGGAAGAAGAGAACAAAGATTTGAGGTTTAAAAACTCCAAAATAAAGGAAGACAATGAAGATTTGTCAAAGAAGATTGCAGAATTATCTGGTCAGCTACTAGAACTTAGAAAGGTAACACAGTCaatgaagaaagaaaatgaaaaactgGCAAATTCCTGGAAGTCAGTATCAGAAGATAAACATAGACTTTCAAAACGTGTGGAAAAATTGGAAGAGAAGAAAGCAGCTTTCAAATCTCAAGCTCTGGCAGCAGCATCTGAGAAAGATAGACTATTCCATGACAAGATGGATCTCAACAATAAATACCAGCAACTTCTCATTGACAAGGAAGCTTTGACACAGATAAAAATTGCTCAAACTGAACAACTCAACGAACAACAAGCAGATATTGCAAAACTAAAGATGGTTTTAGAAAACAGTAATGAAGAACGAAGGAAATACCAAGCAGACGTTTCAGAGCTCAAAGGAGTGAATGACAACTTAAGTGCAGAACTGTCATCTGtgaaaaaattcaatgaaaagtCACTGGAGAAAATTAGTTCCCTTGAAAAAGACAAAACAGAACTTGACAAACAATGTGAAATAACAAACAAAGAATGTAATCGACTTAAATCAGACATTGAACAACTCAGTAGACAACTCCTCAGTGTTGGATACTACTCCAGAATGGTTGCAGAAACCCAAAGCCATGCCTTGAAAAAAGACAATGAAGATATGGAAGAGCTAGTATTGAAATTAAAGAATGACATTCGTAATTATAAGGACGAAAACAGTCTTCTAGTCAGTAAAATTGATGACCTTTCAGTTAAACTAGATAAAGCAGATGGAGATTTGAAGCATGCTGCACTGGCAAGTCATGAAGATATGGAGAGTTTAAAGAGTGCCTGTGAATGCTTGACTTCCTCAGTAAGTCAAAAAGACTCGGAAATTCAAGTTCTTTCAGAAAAATGCCTAGAACTAGAAGATCTGACTGCAAAACTTCAGTCAGAAAATCGGGATCTTAAAGACGACAATGGTGCCTTAGTGGAGCACTATGATGATGTGAAGAGACTCAAAGACGAGCATAAAAGATTGATTCAAGCCAATGCTGAAAATGATCAAGTAATCAAATTACTTGAAACCCAAAATGGTGTGCTAAGAAAAAGCTCCGAGTCCCAGCTATCTAAGCTACATGATGTGGAATTACTGGTAATCAGAGCTGAACAGCTGCACCACGACAATGAACATCTGATAGGAAGAGTCTCTGAACTTGAGACAATCCGCGATAACCTGGTGACTCAAAAGGAAGAACTGCTTGCTAATACAGAACTCATATACAAAAATCCACAAATAGAAGAGCTAAAAAATAGAATAGATGAACTGcaacaagcaaacaaacaacTGATCGATATAAACGATTCAGTCAATGAAAAGTGTGAAGCTCTGGAGCATGTTAATGTAGAACTCAAAGAAGCAGTTGGAGGTGATGGGACTGTTGTGCCAAAAACTGAACTTTTCAGAGTACAAGAAGAAAGATGTCGTCTAGAGAATGATATCATCCAGATACAGCATAATTTTGAGGAACTGAAAGAACAACATGAAGAGTACTTGAATCAATATGGGCCCGAGGGAGAGGATACCTTGAAATGGCAGCAAAAAGTGAAAACCTTAGAAAGGGAAAAAGAAAATCTAGAGAAACAAGTGGCTCTTATCAATGGACAACTGTTGTTGGTTGAAGGTAGCAAGAAGAGACTGGATGAAGTTGTTGAAGATCTGCAGCATGAAATTGTCCATCTTAGGAAGGAACTGGAAGAAGCTGAAAAACAAGAAGCCAGCAGAATATTCCAAGGTAGAGTGAGTGGAGACTTCACTGATCTACAATCCCAATTAGAGGATGTCCGAAATGAACTCAGCCAAAGTAAGAAGGACAAGATCAAATTTGAACACCTTGTTCGGTCCCTCAAAGAAGAACTGGATGAAGAGAGAACCAAACCACCAGCACAAATCAGAGAATCCCTGGATGATGTTGGCTCAGAGCTGACATCCATGAGAGGAGAACTTCACAAATTGGTGGGAGAAATAGAAAGGAAAGAACAAACAATTGTAACACTTGAAAACCAACTTCGTCAATCCAAGGAAAAGATAGAAGACAAAAATAAAGTAGTGAAAGAACTGAAATCAGTATTGGATAAAGGTTCTGAGGCAGTGCATAGTCTTGAAGACAAATTATCCATACAGAAAACCCATGAAACAAGACTGTCTGATCCAGTTACAAGATCCAAAAGTTTCACAGAGAGAGGAGCTGGAGACAGGCTACAGTCCCTTATTGCTAGATACAAAGACTACAGTGAAAGTGGAACCCATACTTCTGAGCGTAAAATAAAGCCTCTATCTCTCTCAGGAAACAAGAGGGGAGGACTTGTAACACgtgacaaaaaatga